The following coding sequences lie in one Myxococcus xanthus genomic window:
- a CDS encoding polysaccharide biosynthesis/export family protein gives MGKTSAGFWTVLGVMLLGGCAHQSQVKVDNTEQPYRIGREDVLDIAVWRDAELSRTLPVRPDGYISMPMVGEVHAAGKTPTELAESLKEAFQPYVQDPRVTVIVREVNSSRVFVTGEVAHPGAYPLRGRVSLLQAIALAGGFTDFANSDGIVVIRTDSKGGQIPVRYSDLISPDGGHEVMLRPGDTVVVP, from the coding sequence ATGGGCAAGACGAGCGCGGGGTTCTGGACGGTGTTGGGCGTGATGCTCCTGGGGGGCTGCGCGCACCAGTCGCAGGTGAAGGTGGACAACACGGAGCAGCCCTACCGGATTGGCCGCGAGGACGTGCTGGACATCGCGGTGTGGCGTGACGCGGAGCTGTCCCGGACGCTGCCGGTTCGTCCGGATGGCTACATCTCCATGCCCATGGTGGGCGAGGTCCACGCCGCGGGCAAGACGCCCACGGAGCTGGCCGAATCCCTGAAGGAGGCCTTCCAGCCGTACGTGCAGGATCCGCGCGTGACGGTGATTGTCCGCGAGGTGAACAGCAGCCGCGTGTTCGTCACCGGCGAGGTGGCCCACCCGGGCGCCTATCCGCTGCGCGGCCGCGTGTCGCTGCTGCAGGCCATCGCGCTGGCGGGTGGCTTCACGGACTTCGCCAACTCGGACGGCATCGTGGTCATCCGCACCGACAGCAAGGGCGGCCAGATTCCGGTGCGCTACAGCGACCTCATCTCTCCGGATGGCGGACACGAGGTCATGCTCCGGCCGGGTGACACCGTCGTCGTTCCGTGA